A stretch of the Festucalex cinctus isolate MCC-2025b chromosome 20, RoL_Fcin_1.0, whole genome shotgun sequence genome encodes the following:
- the ncf2 gene encoding neutrophil cytosol factor 2 isoform X1: MSFLDTLRQWDDAVTCVDRKDLTEALRIFLAIHQPNSKISFNIGCLQLLNQNLDAAEKAFDSSICKDEHLAVAFFQRGITFYKMNRYEESIGDFQLALKSLRGNQLIDYKVLGLRYKLYACEVLHNMALSEAHLGQWEKAQKNLTKALEYKTDAKVNIINRAMQSTLKQKVFQAVEFPSTVLFRPNKHYVAELEKKDYLGKAKVVASVIPQDQFSGFAPLQPQVEQEPSGPKEPEVLRALEGDPHVVRYEFIPETSDELPVVPGNIVFVLQKGSDNWASVVFNGRKGLVPYNYLERLEMSLGGLQKVERSEPPSRVPPTRPERKQGLVRGESSSEDLQQKEAQPADSSCVVKVYYTFNFAVLLASGSTFKTLIENISKKLNTSSLSITLRLTSDATSAMSEDTDMESVWSGAQSKRLKLWCSTKEQTSVKSQNNDIILVAIHSYESTNPEDLNFNQGDKIMLISKSNHPLIPLKTYFGFKCSEMIFLFIFWLLQLTRTGWKDILMETLASFLLPLWRKFL, translated from the exons ATGTCGTTTTTGGACACTTTACGCCAGTGGGACGATGCTGTAACGTGCGTGGACAGAAAAGATTTGACTGAAGCGCTCAGGATTTTCCTAGCCATCCACCAGCCAAACtccaaaatttcttttaacatcgGTTGTCTCCAGCTTCTGAACCAAAATCTGGATGCTGCTGAAAAG GCCTTTGACAGCAGCATATGCAAGGATGAGCATTTGGCGGTCGCCTTCTTTCAAAGAGGGATCACCTTTTATAAAATGAACAG GTATGAGGAGAGTATTGGTGATTTCCAACTTGCCCTCAAGTCTCTGAGGGGCAACCAGCTGATTGATTACAAAGTGCTCGGGCTCAGATACAAGTTATATGCATGTGAG GTCCTGCACAACATGGCTCTGTCTGAGGCTCACTTGGGTCAGTGGGAAAAAGCCCAGAAGAACCTCACCAAGGCTCTTGAATACAAAACGGATGCCAAGGTCAACATCATCAACAGAGCTATGCAGTCTACCCTG aaacaaaaagtttttcaaGCAGTTGAATTCCCATCCACTGTGCTGTTTAGACCGAATAAGCACTATGTTGCTGAACTGGAGAAAAAGGACTACTTGGGAAAAGCAAAG gtggtTGCCTCTGTTATTCCCCAGGATCAGTTCTCTGGATTTGCCCCATTACAGCCACAG GTTGAACAGGAACCTTCAGGTCCTAAGGAGCCTGAGGTTCTGAG GGCTTTGGAAGGGGACCCTCACGTTGTGCGCTATGAGTTTATTCCCGAGACGAGCGATGAGCTGCCCGTTGTGCCGGGCAACATAGTTTTTGTCCTGCAGAAAGGGTCGGATAACTGGGCATCCGTCGTCTTTAACGGAAGA AAAGGACTTGTTCCTTATAATTACCTGGAGCGTTTGGAAATGTCCTTGGGTGGTCTGCAGAAGGTG GAACGATCCGAACCTCCAAGTCGGGTACCACCAACCAGGCCAGAAAGGAAACAAG GTCTCGTTCGTGGTGAAAGCAGCAGCGAAGACTTACAACAGAAG GAAGCCCAGCCTGCGGACAGCTCGTGTGTTGTCAAAGTGTATtacacattcaactttgcagtgTTACTAGCAAGTGGCTCCACTTTCAAGACACTGATTGAAAATATCAGTAAAAAACTGAACACCTCTTCCTTGTCCATCACATTGAG GTTAACATCAGATGCAACGAGTGCCATGAGTGAGGATACAGACATGGAGAGCGTTTGGAGTGGAGCTCAGAGCAAACGCCTCAAGTTGTGGTGTAGCACCAAAGAA CAAACGTCAGTAAAGTCACAGAACAATGACATCATTTTGGTGGCCATTCACTCCTACGAGTCAACAAATCCCGAGGATCTTAATTTTAATCAAGGGGATAAAATCATGCTCATCTCGAAAAGTAACCATCCattaatccctttaaaaacatattttggttTTAAATGTTCAGAgatgatatttttatttattttttggttactGCAGTTAACCAGGACTGGTTGGAAGGACATTCTAATGGAAACACTGGCATCTTTCCTGCTTCCTTTGTGGAGAAAGTTTCTGTGA
- the ncf2 gene encoding neutrophil cytosol factor 2 isoform X3 yields the protein MNRYEESIGDFQLALKSLRGNQLIDYKVLGLRYKLYACEVLHNMALSEAHLGQWEKAQKNLTKALEYKTDAKVNIINRAMQSTLKQKVFQAVEFPSTVLFRPNKHYVAELEKKDYLGKAKVVASVIPQDQFSGFAPLQPQVEQEPSGPKEPEVLRALEGDPHVVRYEFIPETSDELPVVPGNIVFVLQKGSDNWASVVFNGRKGLVPYNYLERLEMSLGGLQKVERSEPPSRVPPTRPERKQGLVRGESSSEDLQQKEAQPADSSCVVKVYYTFNFAVLLASGSTFKTLIENISKKLNTSSLSITLRLTSDATSAMSEDTDMESVWSGAQSKRLKLWCSTKEQTSVKSQNNDIILVAIHSYESTNPEDLNFNQGDKIMLISKSNHPLIPLKTYFGFKCSEMIFLFIFWLLQLTRTGWKDILMETLASFLLPLWRKFL from the exons ATGAACAG GTATGAGGAGAGTATTGGTGATTTCCAACTTGCCCTCAAGTCTCTGAGGGGCAACCAGCTGATTGATTACAAAGTGCTCGGGCTCAGATACAAGTTATATGCATGTGAG GTCCTGCACAACATGGCTCTGTCTGAGGCTCACTTGGGTCAGTGGGAAAAAGCCCAGAAGAACCTCACCAAGGCTCTTGAATACAAAACGGATGCCAAGGTCAACATCATCAACAGAGCTATGCAGTCTACCCTG aaacaaaaagtttttcaaGCAGTTGAATTCCCATCCACTGTGCTGTTTAGACCGAATAAGCACTATGTTGCTGAACTGGAGAAAAAGGACTACTTGGGAAAAGCAAAG gtggtTGCCTCTGTTATTCCCCAGGATCAGTTCTCTGGATTTGCCCCATTACAGCCACAG GTTGAACAGGAACCTTCAGGTCCTAAGGAGCCTGAGGTTCTGAG GGCTTTGGAAGGGGACCCTCACGTTGTGCGCTATGAGTTTATTCCCGAGACGAGCGATGAGCTGCCCGTTGTGCCGGGCAACATAGTTTTTGTCCTGCAGAAAGGGTCGGATAACTGGGCATCCGTCGTCTTTAACGGAAGA AAAGGACTTGTTCCTTATAATTACCTGGAGCGTTTGGAAATGTCCTTGGGTGGTCTGCAGAAGGTG GAACGATCCGAACCTCCAAGTCGGGTACCACCAACCAGGCCAGAAAGGAAACAAG GTCTCGTTCGTGGTGAAAGCAGCAGCGAAGACTTACAACAGAAG GAAGCCCAGCCTGCGGACAGCTCGTGTGTTGTCAAAGTGTATtacacattcaactttgcagtgTTACTAGCAAGTGGCTCCACTTTCAAGACACTGATTGAAAATATCAGTAAAAAACTGAACACCTCTTCCTTGTCCATCACATTGAG GTTAACATCAGATGCAACGAGTGCCATGAGTGAGGATACAGACATGGAGAGCGTTTGGAGTGGAGCTCAGAGCAAACGCCTCAAGTTGTGGTGTAGCACCAAAGAA CAAACGTCAGTAAAGTCACAGAACAATGACATCATTTTGGTGGCCATTCACTCCTACGAGTCAACAAATCCCGAGGATCTTAATTTTAATCAAGGGGATAAAATCATGCTCATCTCGAAAAGTAACCATCCattaatccctttaaaaacatattttggttTTAAATGTTCAGAgatgatatttttatttattttttggttactGCAGTTAACCAGGACTGGTTGGAAGGACATTCTAATGGAAACACTGGCATCTTTCCTGCTTCCTTTGTGGAGAAAGTTTCTGTGA
- the LOC144009345 gene encoding 2-(3-amino-3-carboxypropyl)histidine synthase subunit 2-like isoform X1: MRCCIRVVPTVCTVVMADAFSSSSENVIQRQIDVQETTRTPLEALDEFYQIPKTCDFVCQNHFKKVALQFPDELLHDSTAIAAEIERITQAKVFILGDTSYGSCCVDEVAAEHVGADCMVHYGRACLSPSKRLPLMYVFEKASIDLDKCNSAFRELYTDKQAHILILYDVRYTHAIGNLVTPLCEDYPNVVLSQLVVEGEQCYSHGRSKSEPDAEKPSIHFGRQLHLKSGLSIEDYNLFYVGQDGPTLRNFMMTWNRCAFSSFDPVTSTGRVESAGVNRALMKRFYAIERAKDANVVGILVGTLGVADYLAIIQRLKEAIRSAGKKSYVFAMGKLNVPKLANFLEIDIFVLISCPENSLLDSSEFYRPVVTPFEMEVACNRNRDWSAEYVTDFRHLLPGGQNYVPLADGQDAHDETDVSLITGALRSNRLNCDHANSSFSSSLVLRNQTLTVANTNSAASFLATRSWRGLEQKLGETPVGKAVEGRRGIAIAYEEEGA; this comes from the exons GTGCTGTATCAGGGTTGTTCCCACTGTATGTACAGTAGTCATGGCTGATGCGTTCAGTAGCAGCTCGGAAAATGTAATACAGCGTCAGATTGACGTCCAGGAGACGACGAGAACTCCTCTGGAAGCGCTTGATGAATTCTATCAAATTCCGAAGACTTGCGACTTTGTTTGTCAAAATCACTTCAAGAAG GTTGCTCTCCAGTTTCCTGACGAACTCCTGCACGATTCGACCGCAATTGCAGCTGAGATTGAAAGGATTACTCAAGCCAAGGTGTTCATTTTAGGGGATACATCCTATGGCAG TTGCTGTGTGGatgaggtggcagcagagcacgtTGGAGCAGATTGCATGGTGCACTACGGCCGCGCCTGCCTGAGCCCGTCTAAACGTCTCCCCCTCATGTACGTCTTTGAGAAAGCAAGCATAGACTTGGACAAGTGCAACTCGGCCTTCAGAGAACTGTACACTGACAAACAAGCCCACATCCTCATCCTGTATGATGTCAGGTACACACATGCTATTG GCAATCTGGTGACTCCGTTGTGTGAAGACTACCCAAATGTCGTTTTGTCACAACTTGTCGTCGAAGGCGAGCAGTGTTACAGCCACGGCCGGAGTAAAAGCGAGCCCGATGCAGAGAAGCCTTCAATTCACTTTGGAAGGCAGTTACATCTGAAGAGTGGACTGAGCATCGAAGATTACAATTTGTTCTATGTGGGCCAAGACGGGCCAACCTTGCGAAACTTCATGATGACGTGGAACCGTTGCGCCTTCTCCTCCTTCGACCCTGTGACATCCACGGGGAGGGTGGAGTCGGCCGGCGTCAACCGTGCGCTGATGAAGCGCTTCTACGCCATAGAGAGGGCGAAGGATGCCAACGTGGTGGGCATTTTAGTGGGCACTCTTGGCGTGGCCGACTACCTGGCTATAATCCAGCGTCTGAAAGAGGCGATCCGCAGCGCCGGCAAGAAGAGTTACGTGTTCGCCATGGGGAAGCTCAACGTGCCCAAGCTTGCCAACTTTCTcgaaattgacatttttgttttgatttcgtGTCCGGAGAACTCGCTGTTGGACTCGAGTGAGTTCTACCGACCCGTGGTGACGCCATTTGAGATGGAAGTGGCCTGCAACAGGAACAGGGACTGGTCCGCGGAATATGTCACCGATTTTCGACATCTCTTGCCAG GTGGACAAAATTATGTGCCTTTGGCAGACGGGCAGGATGCACATGACGAGACGGACGTGTCTTTAATCACCGGAGCTCTGAGGAGCAACAGGCTGAACTGCGATCACGCAAATTCCTCGTTTAGCTCCTCGCTCGTCCTAAGGAACCAGACGCTGACTGTGGCCAACACCAACTCTGCTG CATCGTTTCTAGCGACTCGGAGCTGGCGCGGCTTGGAGCAGAAGTTGGGCGAGACGCCCGTGGGGAAAGCTGTGGAGGGCAGGAGAGGCATCGCTATAGCCTATGAAGAAGAAGGAGCGTAG
- the ncf2 gene encoding neutrophil cytosol factor 2 isoform X2 encodes MSFLDTLRQWDDAVTCVDRKDLTEALRIFLAIHQPNSKISFNIGCLQLLNQNLDAAEKAFDSSICKDEHLAVAFFQRGITFYKMNRYEESIGDFQLALKSLRGNQLIDYKVLGLRYKLYACEVLHNMALSEAHLGQWEKAQKNLTKALEYKTDAKVNIINRAMQSTLKQKVFQAVEFPSTVLFRPNKHYVAELEKKDYLGKAKVVASVIPQDQFSGFAPLQPQVEQEPSGPKEPEVLRALEGDPHVVRYEFIPETSDELPVVPGNIVFVLQKGSDNWASVVFNGRKGLVPYNYLERLEMSLGGLQKVERSEPPSRVPPTRPERKQGLVRGESSSEDLQQKEAQPADSSCVVKVYYTFNFAVLLASGSTFKTLIENISKKLNTSSLSITLRLTSDATSAMSEDTDMESVWSGAQSKRLKLWCSTKEQTSVKSQNNDIILVAIHSYESTNPEDLNFNQGDKIMLISKINQDWLEGHSNGNTGIFPASFVEKVSVNDQ; translated from the exons ATGTCGTTTTTGGACACTTTACGCCAGTGGGACGATGCTGTAACGTGCGTGGACAGAAAAGATTTGACTGAAGCGCTCAGGATTTTCCTAGCCATCCACCAGCCAAACtccaaaatttcttttaacatcgGTTGTCTCCAGCTTCTGAACCAAAATCTGGATGCTGCTGAAAAG GCCTTTGACAGCAGCATATGCAAGGATGAGCATTTGGCGGTCGCCTTCTTTCAAAGAGGGATCACCTTTTATAAAATGAACAG GTATGAGGAGAGTATTGGTGATTTCCAACTTGCCCTCAAGTCTCTGAGGGGCAACCAGCTGATTGATTACAAAGTGCTCGGGCTCAGATACAAGTTATATGCATGTGAG GTCCTGCACAACATGGCTCTGTCTGAGGCTCACTTGGGTCAGTGGGAAAAAGCCCAGAAGAACCTCACCAAGGCTCTTGAATACAAAACGGATGCCAAGGTCAACATCATCAACAGAGCTATGCAGTCTACCCTG aaacaaaaagtttttcaaGCAGTTGAATTCCCATCCACTGTGCTGTTTAGACCGAATAAGCACTATGTTGCTGAACTGGAGAAAAAGGACTACTTGGGAAAAGCAAAG gtggtTGCCTCTGTTATTCCCCAGGATCAGTTCTCTGGATTTGCCCCATTACAGCCACAG GTTGAACAGGAACCTTCAGGTCCTAAGGAGCCTGAGGTTCTGAG GGCTTTGGAAGGGGACCCTCACGTTGTGCGCTATGAGTTTATTCCCGAGACGAGCGATGAGCTGCCCGTTGTGCCGGGCAACATAGTTTTTGTCCTGCAGAAAGGGTCGGATAACTGGGCATCCGTCGTCTTTAACGGAAGA AAAGGACTTGTTCCTTATAATTACCTGGAGCGTTTGGAAATGTCCTTGGGTGGTCTGCAGAAGGTG GAACGATCCGAACCTCCAAGTCGGGTACCACCAACCAGGCCAGAAAGGAAACAAG GTCTCGTTCGTGGTGAAAGCAGCAGCGAAGACTTACAACAGAAG GAAGCCCAGCCTGCGGACAGCTCGTGTGTTGTCAAAGTGTATtacacattcaactttgcagtgTTACTAGCAAGTGGCTCCACTTTCAAGACACTGATTGAAAATATCAGTAAAAAACTGAACACCTCTTCCTTGTCCATCACATTGAG GTTAACATCAGATGCAACGAGTGCCATGAGTGAGGATACAGACATGGAGAGCGTTTGGAGTGGAGCTCAGAGCAAACGCCTCAAGTTGTGGTGTAGCACCAAAGAA CAAACGTCAGTAAAGTCACAGAACAATGACATCATTTTGGTGGCCATTCACTCCTACGAGTCAACAAATCCCGAGGATCTTAATTTTAATCAAGGGGATAAAATCATGCTCATCTCGAAAA TTAACCAGGACTGGTTGGAAGGACATTCTAATGGAAACACTGGCATCTTTCCTGCTTCCTTTGTGGAGAAAGTTTCTGTGAATGACCAGTGA
- the LOC144009345 gene encoding 2-(3-amino-3-carboxypropyl)histidine synthase subunit 2-like isoform X2 has translation MADAFSSSSENVIQRQIDVQETTRTPLEALDEFYQIPKTCDFVCQNHFKKVALQFPDELLHDSTAIAAEIERITQAKVFILGDTSYGSCCVDEVAAEHVGADCMVHYGRACLSPSKRLPLMYVFEKASIDLDKCNSAFRELYTDKQAHILILYDVRYTHAIGNLVTPLCEDYPNVVLSQLVVEGEQCYSHGRSKSEPDAEKPSIHFGRQLHLKSGLSIEDYNLFYVGQDGPTLRNFMMTWNRCAFSSFDPVTSTGRVESAGVNRALMKRFYAIERAKDANVVGILVGTLGVADYLAIIQRLKEAIRSAGKKSYVFAMGKLNVPKLANFLEIDIFVLISCPENSLLDSSEFYRPVVTPFEMEVACNRNRDWSAEYVTDFRHLLPGGQNYVPLADGQDAHDETDVSLITGALRSNRLNCDHANSSFSSSLVLRNQTLTVANTNSAASFLATRSWRGLEQKLGETPVGKAVEGRRGIAIAYEEEGA, from the exons ATGGCTGATGCGTTCAGTAGCAGCTCGGAAAATGTAATACAGCGTCAGATTGACGTCCAGGAGACGACGAGAACTCCTCTGGAAGCGCTTGATGAATTCTATCAAATTCCGAAGACTTGCGACTTTGTTTGTCAAAATCACTTCAAGAAG GTTGCTCTCCAGTTTCCTGACGAACTCCTGCACGATTCGACCGCAATTGCAGCTGAGATTGAAAGGATTACTCAAGCCAAGGTGTTCATTTTAGGGGATACATCCTATGGCAG TTGCTGTGTGGatgaggtggcagcagagcacgtTGGAGCAGATTGCATGGTGCACTACGGCCGCGCCTGCCTGAGCCCGTCTAAACGTCTCCCCCTCATGTACGTCTTTGAGAAAGCAAGCATAGACTTGGACAAGTGCAACTCGGCCTTCAGAGAACTGTACACTGACAAACAAGCCCACATCCTCATCCTGTATGATGTCAGGTACACACATGCTATTG GCAATCTGGTGACTCCGTTGTGTGAAGACTACCCAAATGTCGTTTTGTCACAACTTGTCGTCGAAGGCGAGCAGTGTTACAGCCACGGCCGGAGTAAAAGCGAGCCCGATGCAGAGAAGCCTTCAATTCACTTTGGAAGGCAGTTACATCTGAAGAGTGGACTGAGCATCGAAGATTACAATTTGTTCTATGTGGGCCAAGACGGGCCAACCTTGCGAAACTTCATGATGACGTGGAACCGTTGCGCCTTCTCCTCCTTCGACCCTGTGACATCCACGGGGAGGGTGGAGTCGGCCGGCGTCAACCGTGCGCTGATGAAGCGCTTCTACGCCATAGAGAGGGCGAAGGATGCCAACGTGGTGGGCATTTTAGTGGGCACTCTTGGCGTGGCCGACTACCTGGCTATAATCCAGCGTCTGAAAGAGGCGATCCGCAGCGCCGGCAAGAAGAGTTACGTGTTCGCCATGGGGAAGCTCAACGTGCCCAAGCTTGCCAACTTTCTcgaaattgacatttttgttttgatttcgtGTCCGGAGAACTCGCTGTTGGACTCGAGTGAGTTCTACCGACCCGTGGTGACGCCATTTGAGATGGAAGTGGCCTGCAACAGGAACAGGGACTGGTCCGCGGAATATGTCACCGATTTTCGACATCTCTTGCCAG GTGGACAAAATTATGTGCCTTTGGCAGACGGGCAGGATGCACATGACGAGACGGACGTGTCTTTAATCACCGGAGCTCTGAGGAGCAACAGGCTGAACTGCGATCACGCAAATTCCTCGTTTAGCTCCTCGCTCGTCCTAAGGAACCAGACGCTGACTGTGGCCAACACCAACTCTGCTG CATCGTTTCTAGCGACTCGGAGCTGGCGCGGCTTGGAGCAGAAGTTGGGCGAGACGCCCGTGGGGAAAGCTGTGGAGGGCAGGAGAGGCATCGCTATAGCCTATGAAGAAGAAGGAGCGTAG
- the LOC144009345 gene encoding 2-(3-amino-3-carboxypropyl)histidine synthase subunit 2-like isoform X3, translating to MNSIKFRRLATLFVKITSRRLLSSFLTNSCTIRPQLQLRLKGLLKPSCCVDEVAAEHVGADCMVHYGRACLSPSKRLPLMYVFEKASIDLDKCNSAFRELYTDKQAHILILYDVRYTHAIGNLVTPLCEDYPNVVLSQLVVEGEQCYSHGRSKSEPDAEKPSIHFGRQLHLKSGLSIEDYNLFYVGQDGPTLRNFMMTWNRCAFSSFDPVTSTGRVESAGVNRALMKRFYAIERAKDANVVGILVGTLGVADYLAIIQRLKEAIRSAGKKSYVFAMGKLNVPKLANFLEIDIFVLISCPENSLLDSSEFYRPVVTPFEMEVACNRNRDWSAEYVTDFRHLLPGGQNYVPLADGQDAHDETDVSLITGALRSNRLNCDHANSSFSSSLVLRNQTLTVANTNSAASFLATRSWRGLEQKLGETPVGKAVEGRRGIAIAYEEEGA from the exons ATGAATTCTATCAAATTCCGAAGACTTGCGACTTTGTTTGTCAAAATCACTTCAAGAAG GTTGCTCTCCAGTTTCCTGACGAACTCCTGCACGATTCGACCGCAATTGCAGCTGAGATTGAAAGGATTACTCAAGCCAAG TTGCTGTGTGGatgaggtggcagcagagcacgtTGGAGCAGATTGCATGGTGCACTACGGCCGCGCCTGCCTGAGCCCGTCTAAACGTCTCCCCCTCATGTACGTCTTTGAGAAAGCAAGCATAGACTTGGACAAGTGCAACTCGGCCTTCAGAGAACTGTACACTGACAAACAAGCCCACATCCTCATCCTGTATGATGTCAGGTACACACATGCTATTG GCAATCTGGTGACTCCGTTGTGTGAAGACTACCCAAATGTCGTTTTGTCACAACTTGTCGTCGAAGGCGAGCAGTGTTACAGCCACGGCCGGAGTAAAAGCGAGCCCGATGCAGAGAAGCCTTCAATTCACTTTGGAAGGCAGTTACATCTGAAGAGTGGACTGAGCATCGAAGATTACAATTTGTTCTATGTGGGCCAAGACGGGCCAACCTTGCGAAACTTCATGATGACGTGGAACCGTTGCGCCTTCTCCTCCTTCGACCCTGTGACATCCACGGGGAGGGTGGAGTCGGCCGGCGTCAACCGTGCGCTGATGAAGCGCTTCTACGCCATAGAGAGGGCGAAGGATGCCAACGTGGTGGGCATTTTAGTGGGCACTCTTGGCGTGGCCGACTACCTGGCTATAATCCAGCGTCTGAAAGAGGCGATCCGCAGCGCCGGCAAGAAGAGTTACGTGTTCGCCATGGGGAAGCTCAACGTGCCCAAGCTTGCCAACTTTCTcgaaattgacatttttgttttgatttcgtGTCCGGAGAACTCGCTGTTGGACTCGAGTGAGTTCTACCGACCCGTGGTGACGCCATTTGAGATGGAAGTGGCCTGCAACAGGAACAGGGACTGGTCCGCGGAATATGTCACCGATTTTCGACATCTCTTGCCAG GTGGACAAAATTATGTGCCTTTGGCAGACGGGCAGGATGCACATGACGAGACGGACGTGTCTTTAATCACCGGAGCTCTGAGGAGCAACAGGCTGAACTGCGATCACGCAAATTCCTCGTTTAGCTCCTCGCTCGTCCTAAGGAACCAGACGCTGACTGTGGCCAACACCAACTCTGCTG CATCGTTTCTAGCGACTCGGAGCTGGCGCGGCTTGGAGCAGAAGTTGGGCGAGACGCCCGTGGGGAAAGCTGTGGAGGGCAGGAGAGGCATCGCTATAGCCTATGAAGAAGAAGGAGCGTAG